CGTCCTCGGCCTGCGCCCGGGTGACGACATCCAGCTGCGCTACGACGACTTCGTGCGGCTGTCCGACGCGTTCTTCACCGAGCTCGAGGCGCGCTACTCGCCCGAGTGAGCCCGCGCCGCCCCCGCGGTCGCGGGGGCGGCGCCGGCCTGCTCAGGACTCGTGCTGCCACGAGCGCCACAGCGCGGCGTAGTCGCCGCCCGCGGCCACGAGCTCGTCGTGCGAGCCGATCTCCGTGATGCGGCCGCCGTCGACCACCGCGACGCGGTCCGCGTCGTGCGCGGTGTGCAGCCGGTGCGCGATCGCGACGACGGTGCGCCCCGCGAGCACGCCGTTGAGCGAACGTTCGAGGTGCCGTGCCGCGCGCGGGTCCAGCAGCGACGTCGCCTCGTCGAGCACGAGCGTGTGCGGGTCGAGCAGCACGAGCCGCGCGAGCGCGATCTGCTGCGCCTGCGCGGGCGTGAGCGGCGCCCCGCCCGAGCCGATCTCCGTGGCCAGCCCCTCGGGGAGCGCCGCGACCCAGCCCCACGCGTCGACCGCCTCGAGCGCGCGACGCTGCTCCTCGGCGTCCGAGTCGGGTGCCGCGAGCCGCAGGTTGTCCGCGACCGAGCCGACGAACACGTGGTGCTCCTGCGTGACCAGGGACACGTGCCGGTGCAGCTCGGCCAGCGGCAGGTCCACGAGCGGGACGCCGCCGACGGTCACCGTGCCGCCCGTGGGCGGGTGGATGCCCGCGAGCATCCGGCCGAGCGTCGACTTGCCCGCACCCGAGGGCCCGACGACCGCGAGCCGCTCACCCGCACGCAGGTCCAGGTCGATGCCGTGCAGCACGTCGTGGCCCTCGCGGTAGGCGTACCGCAGACCGCGTGCGGACACGTCCTCGTCGGCGGGCACGCCCGGCCGCTCCTCGCGGTCCGGCTCGACCAGCTGCACGCCCACGATCCGGGCCAGCGACGTCGCCGCGACCTGGATCTCGTCGACCCAGAAGATGAGGTCCCACACGGGACCCGCCACCTGGTACGTGTACAGCACGATCGTCGCGACGACGCCGAGCGAGACCCGGTCCTGCGAGAGCAGCCAGCCGCCCCACAGCAGGACCGACACCGGGGCCACGACGAACGCGAAGTCCACGCCGGGCAGCAGCACCGTGCGCAGGTTCAGCGTCACGCGCTCGGCGTCGAACGCCTCCGCGAGGTCCTGCTCGACGCGCGCCTCACGACGCGCGCCCATGCGCAGCGCGTCGACCGTGCGCGCGCCCTCGACGGACTCGGTGATGGTGCCGTTGAGCGTCGCGTACGCCGCGGACTCGCGCCGGTACGCGGGCGCGGCGCGGCGCAGGTACCAGCGGACCACCGCGAGCATGACCGGCACGCCGACGAACATCGCGACCGCCACCAGGGGCGACAGCAGGACGCAGGCCACGACCGTCAGCAGGATCGTGACGACCGAGACGATGACGCGCGGCACGCCGAACCGCACGGCGTTCTGCAGCTTGTTGACGTCGTTGGTCGTGCGAGCGACCAGGTCACCCGTGCCGGCACGCTCGACGGTCGACAACGGCAGCGACGTGAGCGTCTCGATGAACTCCTCGCGCAGGTCGGCGAAGACCATCTCGCCGAACAGCATCGAGCTGCGCTGCGCGAACCGGGTCAGCACCGTCTGAGCGAGCACGGCGGCGGCGCCCGTCGCGATCAGGGCGTTGACGTACCCGGTGGTGGTGCCGTCCGCGACGGCGTCCACCAGGCGCCCCAGCAGCCACGGGCCCGCGAGGCCCGCGACCGCCGCGAGGGTGTGCAGCACCGCGATGGCCGCGAGCGGCCGCCGGTGGGCGCGCAGCAGGCGTGCGGTGTAGGCGCGGACGGTCGCGCCGTCGGCGATCGGCAGCTTCACGGCCGTCCTCCTCGCGTCTCGGTCGAGCCGGACCGGCTCTCCAGCAGGGTGTCGAACGCCTCGTCGGCGATGGGGTCCTCCGGGACGCGCGGCGTGCCCGTCGGCGGTGTCTCGTCGTCCAGGTGCCGCTCGACCACGCGGCGGTAGGCCTCGCCGTGCCCGTCGCGGCGCGCGAGGAGCTCGGCGTGCGTCCCGCGCGTCACGACGCGGCCGTCGACCAGCAGCTGCACCTCGTCGACGTGGTCCAGCACCAGCGGCGAGGCCGTGACGACGAGCGTCGCGCGGCCGCGTCGCTCGTCGGCCAGCCGGGCCGCGATGCGCGCCTCGGTGTGCGCGTCCACCGCGGACGTGGGCTCCACGAGCAGCAGGATCTCCGGGTCGAGCAGCAGCGCCCGGGCCAGCGCGACGCGCTGACGCTGCCCGCCGGACAGCGAGCGTCCCTTCTCGGGCAGCTCGCCCGCCAGGCCGTCCGGGACGGAGTCCAGGACGTCGCGCGCGTCGGCCAGCTCGATCGCGCGCAGCAGCCGCTCGGCGTCGCCCGGGCCGTGCACGTCGAGCTCGGCCGCGAGCGTGCCGGAGAACAGCTGCGGGGTGGCCTCCGCGAGCACGATGCGCTCGCGGACGATCTGCTTGTCCAGGTCGGCCAGCAGCACGCCGCCCAGCCGGACGGGCGTCGCGGCCTCGGCGTCGTCGTCGAACCGCGCCATGCGCGTGGCGACCGCCGCCGAGGCGTCGGGGTCCATGCAGACCAGCGCGCTGACCAGGCCCGGGGTGACCCGCGCGCCCGAGGTCTCGTCGACCAGCGGCGAGCCGGCGGGCGGCGCGTCCGCGGTGCCGGGCCGAGCGCCCGTAGCGGGGACCACGCGCAGCACGCCCAGCACCTTGCCCGCGCCGATGTGCGCGCGCGTGGCGGACTGCACCGTGTAGGTCATCTGCTGCACCGGCCAGGACAGGAACGCCGCGAACCCGTACGCCTGCACCAGCTGGCCGGGCGTGATCTCGCCCGCGACGGCCAGATGCGCGCCGTACCAGATGAGCACCGTGACGAACACGCCCGGCAGGAGCACCTGCAGCGCGTCGAGCCACGACTGCGTCACGGCCACCGCCTCGCCCTTGTGCCGCACCAGCTGCGACTGCGCGCGGTAGCGCGCGGTGAACACGCCCTCGCCGCCGATGCCGCGCAGGATCCGCAGCCCCGAGACGGTGTCCGAGCCCAGGGTCGTGAGCCGGCCGGAGGCCTCGCGCTGCGCGGCCTGGCGGCGCTGCAGCGGCTTGACGAGCAGCGCGACGCACACCGCGACGGTCGGCAGTCCGAGCAGCACGATGAGACCGAGCGAGACCGAGGTCCGCAGCATCACGAACGCCGCGATGCCGTAGGCGGCGATCGAGCCGATGAACCGCGCCGCGGTGTGGAAGATCTCGCCGATGCGCAGCGCGTCGTTGGCGACCGCCGACACGACCTCACCGGTCGGGAGCGTCGCCGTGATGGTGTGGCCCGAGTGGGACACGCGACGGCCCACGAGCTGCGACGCGGCGAACGACGCGCGCAGCCAGTTCTCGACGTCGTAGCGGTGCCCCAGCGCGGACGCGGCGGCGGAGACCAGGCCGAGGCCGAGCAGGCCCGCCGCCGACCACCACAGGTCGCGGCCGAAGCCGTGCGTGAGGCCCGAGTCGATCGCGTGGCCGGTGAGGAAGGGCAGCGCCGCCTGGCACGAGAACATGAGCGTGCCGAGCAGCACGGCGACCGTGAGGATGCCCCACTGCCGTCGCGCCTGCCAGAGCAGGTACGCCACGGGTCCCGTCAGCGGCGGGGTCCCGGGGTCGGTCAGGGGGAGGGATCGCACGTCGAGCCACGCTACGTGCGGGTGCCGACACTCCTCGATCTGTTATTCGCCCGCCCGCCGGACGGCGCACCGGACCACGCGGTGCGCCGACTACCCTGGGCGCGTGACCCA
The Cellulomonas gilvus ATCC 13127 DNA segment above includes these coding regions:
- a CDS encoding ABC transporter ATP-binding protein, with the translated sequence MKLPIADGATVRAYTARLLRAHRRPLAAIAVLHTLAAVAGLAGPWLLGRLVDAVADGTTTGYVNALIATGAAAVLAQTVLTRFAQRSSMLFGEMVFADLREEFIETLTSLPLSTVERAGTGDLVARTTNDVNKLQNAVRFGVPRVIVSVVTILLTVVACVLLSPLVAVAMFVGVPVMLAVVRWYLRRAAPAYRRESAAYATLNGTITESVEGARTVDALRMGARREARVEQDLAEAFDAERVTLNLRTVLLPGVDFAFVVAPVSVLLWGGWLLSQDRVSLGVVATIVLYTYQVAGPVWDLIFWVDEIQVAATSLARIVGVQLVEPDREERPGVPADEDVSARGLRYAYREGHDVLHGIDLDLRAGERLAVVGPSGAGKSTLGRMLAGIHPPTGGTVTVGGVPLVDLPLAELHRHVSLVTQEHHVFVGSVADNLRLAAPDSDAEEQRRALEAVDAWGWVAALPEGLATEIGSGGAPLTPAQAQQIALARLVLLDPHTLVLDEATSLLDPRAARHLERSLNGVLAGRTVVAIAHRLHTAHDADRVAVVDGGRITEIGSHDELVAAGGDYAALWRSWQHES
- a CDS encoding ABC transporter transmembrane domain-containing protein, with protein sequence MRSLPLTDPGTPPLTGPVAYLLWQARRQWGILTVAVLLGTLMFSCQAALPFLTGHAIDSGLTHGFGRDLWWSAAGLLGLGLVSAAASALGHRYDVENWLRASFAASQLVGRRVSHSGHTITATLPTGEVVSAVANDALRIGEIFHTAARFIGSIAAYGIAAFVMLRTSVSLGLIVLLGLPTVAVCVALLVKPLQRRQAAQREASGRLTTLGSDTVSGLRILRGIGGEGVFTARYRAQSQLVRHKGEAVAVTQSWLDALQVLLPGVFVTVLIWYGAHLAVAGEITPGQLVQAYGFAAFLSWPVQQMTYTVQSATRAHIGAGKVLGVLRVVPATGARPGTADAPPAGSPLVDETSGARVTPGLVSALVCMDPDASAAVATRMARFDDDAEAATPVRLGGVLLADLDKQIVRERIVLAEATPQLFSGTLAAELDVHGPGDAERLLRAIELADARDVLDSVPDGLAGELPEKGRSLSGGQRQRVALARALLLDPEILLLVEPTSAVDAHTEARIAARLADERRGRATLVVTASPLVLDHVDEVQLLVDGRVVTRGTHAELLARRDGHGEAYRRVVERHLDDETPPTGTPRVPEDPIADEAFDTLLESRSGSTETRGGRP